The Dethiosulfovibrio peptidovorans DSM 11002 genome has a window encoding:
- a CDS encoding methyl-accepting chemotaxis protein, whose product MARADEARGLSVGIQVTLVVGVMIALLVGVVVTVASVRSGRMMEDTIDDGGLGFVESLQTGASQEIGSLRKSNESFVNIVVQRLSGKRTFENEEMVPVGDREVQKIFVMDGGLKLITGNEVMVNEWQEAMGSQFSIFQVTKEGLIRVSTTLKDKEGRSMLGGLFDDTTDVYKATVDGRETFEDIVWLGGIPYAGCYKPVVDAEGAVRIVVFAGTPLESVENRILGSSLGEGSYGIIFDTDGKVVVHPKVERGVSMAESCPPLWNACESAGLSDTTDPVSVEYDFNGRLSRGYVQKIEGTDWYAMMVVNADLAMAPIGAMKRGLLLWTLPLALVGLALLAFAVMKLVSPLKEVVTVADRIAQGDLSMEIRGDSSNRNEIKKVMAAFGRILEEYRTLVQKVEDMNRRIAEGSKAMNEISRDVHESLTSVDEASKAVAEMVDSIAASAEETNAGVEEVSSGVASSTQVVTELSEQASVVSENAEEGRRSVEAVTDGTGKAGEVSGRVEEAVAELGKSVEGISGFVNTIATIADQTNLLALNAAIEAARAGDAGRGFAVVAEEVRKLAEESNEAASNIRKVIEEVQKDMSVAAKDTREAGTVMGDLLERSRQAAAKISEVTGGVASMAEGIQSIAAASEEQAASTQEIARAIDTIASMLNGGRDSAKDTEKAAKEMASRMENLQMIRKDQQSQLAELRELVSVYRLVEDRPALKG is encoded by the coding sequence ATGGCTCGAGCAGATGAAGCACGTGGTTTGTCCGTGGGGATACAGGTTACCTTGGTGGTCGGTGTCATGATAGCCCTCCTGGTGGGCGTCGTCGTCACCGTGGCGTCGGTGAGGTCCGGTAGGATGATGGAGGATACTATAGACGATGGAGGTCTGGGCTTCGTCGAAAGCCTCCAGACCGGCGCATCTCAAGAGATAGGGTCTCTCAGAAAGTCCAACGAGTCCTTCGTCAATATAGTGGTACAGAGGCTGTCCGGAAAGAGGACCTTCGAGAACGAGGAAATGGTTCCGGTAGGAGACAGAGAGGTCCAGAAGATATTCGTAATGGACGGCGGTCTCAAACTCATCACAGGAAACGAGGTTATGGTGAACGAATGGCAGGAGGCCATGGGAAGCCAGTTCTCCATTTTTCAGGTCACGAAGGAGGGGCTGATCAGGGTTTCCACCACCTTGAAGGATAAAGAGGGGCGTTCTATGCTAGGAGGGCTTTTCGACGATACCACCGATGTCTATAAAGCGACGGTGGACGGTAGAGAGACCTTTGAGGACATAGTCTGGCTGGGAGGAATCCCCTACGCTGGCTGTTACAAACCTGTGGTGGACGCGGAAGGGGCGGTTCGGATAGTAGTCTTCGCCGGAACCCCTCTGGAGTCGGTCGAGAACAGGATACTCGGCTCCAGCCTCGGAGAGGGCAGCTACGGAATAATCTTCGATACGGACGGCAAAGTAGTAGTCCATCCCAAGGTGGAGAGGGGGGTCTCCATGGCGGAGAGCTGCCCTCCCCTCTGGAACGCCTGTGAATCGGCGGGGCTTTCCGACACGACGGACCCCGTGAGTGTCGAATACGACTTCAACGGTCGTCTATCCAGGGGATACGTGCAGAAAATAGAGGGAACCGACTGGTACGCCATGATGGTGGTCAACGCCGACCTTGCCATGGCTCCGATCGGAGCCATGAAGAGGGGGCTCCTGCTCTGGACCCTTCCTCTGGCTTTGGTCGGTCTTGCCCTTCTGGCCTTCGCCGTCATGAAGCTGGTGTCTCCCCTCAAGGAGGTCGTCACCGTGGCGGACCGCATAGCCCAGGGAGACCTTTCCATGGAGATAAGGGGAGACTCGTCCAACCGCAACGAGATAAAGAAAGTGATGGCCGCTTTCGGCCGCATCCTTGAGGAATACCGGACCCTTGTGCAGAAGGTAGAGGACATGAACCGCCGGATAGCCGAGGGATCCAAGGCCATGAACGAAATATCCCGAGACGTCCACGAATCGCTGACCTCGGTGGACGAAGCCTCCAAAGCCGTCGCCGAGATGGTGGACTCCATAGCGGCCTCCGCCGAGGAGACCAACGCCGGAGTGGAGGAAGTATCCTCCGGAGTGGCCAGCTCCACCCAGGTGGTTACCGAGCTGAGCGAACAGGCCAGCGTGGTATCGGAGAACGCCGAGGAGGGACGCAGGTCGGTCGAGGCGGTGACGGACGGAACCGGCAAGGCCGGAGAGGTCAGCGGTCGAGTAGAGGAAGCCGTGGCGGAGCTTGGCAAATCGGTCGAGGGAATAAGCGGCTTCGTCAACACTATAGCCACCATAGCGGACCAGACCAACCTATTGGCTCTGAACGCCGCCATAGAGGCGGCCAGGGCCGGAGACGCCGGTCGAGGCTTCGCGGTTGTGGCGGAGGAAGTCAGGAAACTGGCGGAGGAAAGCAACGAAGCCGCCTCGAACATCCGCAAGGTCATAGAGGAAGTCCAGAAGGACATGTCCGTAGCTGCGAAGGACACCAGGGAAGCCGGAACAGTAATGGGCGATCTGCTGGAGCGTTCCAGACAGGCGGCGGCCAAGATATCGGAGGTGACGGGAGGAGTCGCCTCCATGGCGGAGGGAATCCAGTCCATAGCGGCCGCCTCTGAGGAACAGGCCGCCAGCACCCAGGAGATAGCCCGGGCCATAGACACTATAGCCTCGATGCTCAACGGAGGCCGTGACTCCGCCAAGGACACCGAGAAGGCCGCCAAGGAGATGGCCTCTCGCATGGAAAACCTTCAGATGATAAGGAAGGACCAGCAGAGCCAGCTGGCCGAGCTGAGGGAATTGGTATCGGTCTATCGGCTTGTCGAAGATAGGCCTGCCCTGAAAGGTTGA
- the bioB gene encoding biotin synthase BioB has product MTWDVESLLDLSRGKLKDLLERADSIRRMSGDGIELCSIVNARTGGCSEDCAFCAQSVRWNTGCRSSFLSLDEVMSVARRCRDSGIHRLSLVTSGRTLNDRELDRLCGIYEAVSNEVGLSLCGSHGLLEEGQLKKLASAGVSRYHCNLETGPGFFPSICTTHGIEEKLHTLGAARAAGLDLCSGGLFGMGEADRDRAEMTALLSNIEVDSIPLNILMPIEGTPLAGAAPLDPETVLRWGAVMQIAVPGATVRYAGGRSILGDAVSMGLIGGIGGLLTGDYLTTTGSSAKDDVELIESLGMKPSQR; this is encoded by the coding sequence ATGACTTGGGACGTCGAGTCTCTGTTGGATCTATCGAGAGGAAAGCTGAAGGACCTGTTGGAAAGGGCGGATTCGATACGCAGGATGAGCGGGGACGGGATAGAGCTCTGTTCCATAGTCAACGCCAGAACCGGAGGGTGTAGCGAGGACTGTGCCTTCTGCGCCCAGTCGGTAAGGTGGAACACGGGATGCCGATCCTCTTTCCTTTCTCTGGATGAGGTTATGTCCGTAGCCAGGAGGTGCCGCGATTCGGGGATCCATAGGTTGTCGTTGGTCACCAGCGGCAGGACCCTTAACGATCGGGAACTGGACCGCCTCTGTGGAATTTACGAGGCCGTCTCGAACGAGGTAGGGCTGAGTCTCTGCGGTTCCCACGGATTATTGGAGGAGGGGCAGTTGAAAAAACTGGCGTCGGCCGGGGTGTCCCGCTATCACTGCAATTTGGAGACCGGGCCAGGGTTTTTCCCCTCGATATGCACCACTCACGGCATAGAGGAGAAACTGCATACTCTCGGTGCCGCCAGGGCGGCCGGGCTGGATCTGTGTTCCGGCGGCCTTTTCGGTATGGGGGAGGCCGATAGAGACAGGGCGGAGATGACCGCTCTTCTATCTAATATCGAGGTGGACTCGATTCCGCTGAATATCCTCATGCCCATAGAGGGAACTCCATTGGCAGGAGCAGCTCCTCTCGACCCAGAGACGGTGCTGCGGTGGGGAGCTGTGATGCAGATAGCCGTTCCCGGTGCGACGGTCCGTTACGCCGGAGGCCGCTCTATCCTGGGAGATGCTGTGTCCATGGGGCTCATAGGAGGCATAGGGGGCCTTCTGACCGGCGATTATCTCACCACGACGGGCAGCTCCGCGAAGGACGACGTGGAGTTGATCGAATCTCTCGGGATGAAACCCAGCCAGAGGTAG
- a CDS encoding thioesterase family protein, giving the protein MLDVRELFQEGETMEVNRTVQVDDTVGNFSVHLNQLLSTTACIERMVRMSTEMVEGRLPEGFITVGLSYSVRHDETAMLGTGLSYLLKLDEIKGNRLVFSMKVTDSIGEVFHATCERAIVNRYKLIDSATERAKRARES; this is encoded by the coding sequence ATGCTCGACGTAAGAGAGCTTTTTCAAGAGGGAGAGACCATGGAGGTCAACAGGACCGTCCAGGTAGACGACACAGTCGGGAATTTCTCGGTTCATCTGAACCAACTGCTGTCCACCACCGCCTGCATAGAGCGGATGGTACGTATGTCCACCGAGATGGTGGAGGGCAGATTGCCGGAGGGGTTCATCACAGTCGGCCTCAGCTACAGCGTTAGGCACGACGAGACAGCCATGCTGGGCACGGGACTAAGCTATTTGCTGAAGCTGGATGAGATAAAGGGGAACAGACTGGTATTCTCCATGAAGGTAACAGACTCGATCGGCGAGGTATTCCACGCCACCTGCGAGAGGGCGATCGTGAACCGTTACAAGCTGATCGACTCGGCCACGGAGAGAGCGAAAAGGGCCAGAGAGTCCTAA
- a CDS encoding diguanylate cyclase, whose translation MIFSAVVLCVFFNCSVVYSETSNGLSQLESSVFLSEEEREYLKDRGPIRFSVDPSWAPYEWIDESGKYRGVGADYLKLLSGKLGVVMELVPTRSWEETLEFVKAGSSDVVPLLNRTKDREEFLGFTSPYVINPAVIVTRDDVSDLAGFMDLAGKTVAVVKGYNVEDILRERYPDLSIVPVANNREGLRMVASGEVFSTSAPLIVASLLIDEDGLTGLKLWGHDDFEHRLRMGIRKDDPILLGIMQKAVLSLNLKESSRIFDRWNPLASKGIDRGLFCSIVVLLIVLIASASGVAYWFVRKNDQLRALNRELAKAKAALEEGNRRLELLSKMDHLTGIANRFGIEAFLNRAVHKARRGTPFCVAIGDVDHFKRVNDDYGHQIGDRVLVRLAEIFVDAVRAVDLVGRWGGEEFIIVFDDMVERDLFPVADRIRRIVSENDFGLGRPLTVSFGGVAFPAEGDLSLNDLLRTADDALYKAKEDGRNMVAIETPPVVEKDDPVP comes from the coding sequence TTGATCTTCTCGGCGGTCGTGTTGTGCGTCTTTTTCAACTGCTCCGTCGTCTATTCCGAGACCTCCAACGGCTTGTCGCAATTGGAGTCCTCCGTGTTCCTTTCGGAAGAAGAAAGAGAATATCTCAAAGATCGAGGCCCCATCCGTTTTTCCGTGGACCCCTCCTGGGCTCCCTATGAATGGATAGACGAATCCGGCAAATATCGGGGCGTCGGGGCGGATTACCTCAAGCTCCTCTCCGGAAAGTTGGGGGTCGTCATGGAGCTGGTTCCCACTAGGTCTTGGGAGGAGACCCTGGAGTTCGTCAAGGCCGGCAGCTCCGACGTGGTCCCTTTGCTTAACAGGACTAAGGATCGAGAGGAGTTCCTGGGTTTTACCTCTCCGTACGTCATAAACCCAGCCGTGATAGTCACCAGGGATGACGTGTCGGATTTGGCAGGTTTCATGGATTTGGCCGGAAAGACCGTTGCGGTTGTGAAGGGGTACAACGTAGAGGATATCCTACGAGAGAGATATCCCGATCTCTCCATCGTGCCGGTGGCTAACAACCGAGAAGGGCTCCGTATGGTGGCCAGCGGGGAGGTCTTTTCCACCTCGGCTCCTCTCATAGTGGCGTCTCTGCTGATAGATGAAGATGGTTTGACCGGGCTTAAACTATGGGGGCACGACGATTTCGAGCACAGGCTTCGGATGGGCATAAGGAAAGACGACCCTATTCTGCTTGGGATAATGCAGAAGGCTGTCCTTTCTTTGAACCTGAAGGAAAGCTCCAGGATCTTTGACCGCTGGAACCCTCTGGCTTCAAAGGGAATAGACCGAGGTCTCTTTTGCTCCATAGTGGTCCTGCTTATAGTCCTGATAGCTTCGGCTTCCGGAGTAGCCTATTGGTTCGTCCGTAAAAACGATCAGTTGAGAGCTCTCAATCGAGAACTGGCAAAGGCCAAGGCAGCCTTGGAAGAGGGGAACAGACGACTGGAACTGCTTTCCAAGATGGATCACCTGACCGGAATAGCCAATCGCTTCGGCATAGAGGCGTTCCTGAACAGGGCGGTTCACAAGGCCAGACGGGGAACCCCTTTTTGCGTCGCCATAGGAGATGTAGATCACTTCAAGAGGGTCAACGACGACTACGGCCATCAGATCGGCGACAGGGTGCTGGTCAGGTTGGCCGAGATCTTCGTCGATGCCGTGAGAGCGGTGGATCTCGTGGGACGGTGGGGTGGGGAGGAGTTCATAATAGTTTTCGACGATATGGTTGAGCGGGATCTTTTCCCCGTCGCCGATAGGATTCGTCGAATCGTATCGGAAAACGATTTCGGTCTGGGCCGACCTCTGACGGTCAGTTTCGGAGGGGTCGCCTTCCCCGCCGAGGGTGACCTCAGCCTCAACGATCTGCTGAGGACCGCCGACGACGCCCTTTACAAGGCCAAGGAAGACGGCCGCAACATGGTTGCGATAGAGACTCCCCCCGTGGTCGAAAAGGACGACCCTGTTCCTTAG
- a CDS encoding methyl-accepting chemotaxis protein encodes MIMMTSLCVPVKLGGKVIGVVGVDISMDTFQPVEVDRYGAPWSVQIALPYDMIYQEADSIMTMGIMVGVAALAVLAGVVLFFVSRMVRPIKAASLLASRAKDGDLTITRDEFQTSSGDEVGRMADSLSEMVEGLRDIVGSVVEEAQSVSDRSTSLAALSEEANASMEEIRSSVEKVASLAESNSAALQESGASVQEVAESAQMSASSATEGAEASQRSSEVTQKAVGKVEQAISKMEEAGGVSRESIGRIRDLAGSVDSISGFVGDITRIADQTNLLALNAAIEAARAGEAGRGFAVVAEEVRKLAEESALSADKVAKIIVELEEHSVESIEATERTGSILSEAVESAKGAQEELNRSLEMTSSIDQVTNANFDTVRMMEAIRGASEETAKASEGVSLEAQAMAEGASSMMSLVKRFKLKKEDRGLARL; translated from the coding sequence ATGATCATGATGACATCCCTCTGCGTGCCGGTGAAGCTGGGTGGAAAGGTCATAGGAGTGGTCGGGGTGGACATATCCATGGACACCTTCCAGCCAGTGGAGGTGGACAGGTACGGAGCTCCCTGGTCGGTGCAGATCGCCTTGCCCTACGACATGATCTATCAGGAGGCGGACTCTATAATGACCATGGGAATCATGGTCGGAGTAGCGGCCCTTGCGGTGCTGGCCGGAGTAGTCCTGTTCTTCGTGAGCAGAATGGTACGTCCCATAAAGGCGGCCTCTCTCTTGGCGAGCAGAGCAAAGGACGGCGACCTCACTATAACCAGGGACGAGTTCCAGACCTCCTCCGGCGACGAGGTGGGCCGTATGGCCGACTCACTCTCAGAGATGGTCGAGGGCCTTCGTGACATAGTCGGCTCGGTGGTCGAGGAGGCCCAGTCGGTCTCCGACAGATCCACCAGTCTGGCGGCCCTCTCCGAGGAGGCCAACGCCTCTATGGAGGAGATCCGTTCGTCCGTCGAGAAGGTAGCCTCTCTGGCTGAGAGCAACTCGGCGGCTTTGCAGGAAAGCGGGGCTTCCGTGCAGGAGGTGGCGGAGAGCGCCCAGATGTCGGCCTCGTCTGCCACGGAGGGAGCAGAGGCATCCCAGAGAAGCTCCGAGGTTACCCAGAAAGCGGTGGGCAAGGTCGAGCAAGCCATCTCCAAGATGGAGGAAGCTGGCGGGGTGTCCAGGGAAAGCATAGGACGCATAAGGGACCTGGCAGGATCGGTGGATTCCATCAGCGGCTTCGTAGGGGATATCACTAGGATAGCGGATCAGACTAACCTGTTGGCCCTTAACGCCGCCATAGAGGCAGCCCGGGCCGGAGAGGCCGGTCGGGGGTTTGCCGTGGTAGCCGAGGAGGTCCGTAAGCTTGCGGAGGAATCGGCCCTGTCGGCCGACAAGGTTGCCAAGATAATAGTTGAGCTTGAGGAACACTCGGTAGAGTCAATAGAGGCCACCGAGAGGACCGGCTCTATTCTCTCAGAGGCGGTCGAATCCGCCAAGGGAGCCCAGGAGGAGTTGAACCGGTCTCTGGAGATGACCTCCTCGATAGATCAGGTCACCAACGCCAACTTCGATACCGTTCGCATGATGGAGGCCATAAGAGGGGCTTCGGAGGAGACCGCCAAGGCCTCCGAGGGAGTTTCTCTGGAGGCTCAGGCCATGGCCGAAGGAGCCTCTTCCATGATGTCGCTGGTTAAACGGTTCAAGCTGAAGAAAGAGGATAGAGGTTTGGCCCGACTCTAA
- the speE gene encoding polyamine aminopropyltransferase — translation MISREKRHNEVWFTEESTKHLRLSLRVTGELVRKETPYQSLLALETAEYGRMLVLDGAIQVTEKDEFCYHEMMAHVPLCSHPNPKKVLIVGGGDGGSLREAVKHESVEKAVLVDIDEEVIKTSREFFPTLSCAMDDPKAEIRPMDAMVYMKDHRGEFDVIIVDATDPVDMAAGLFQSPFYRDVWDALSDDGFMVTHIESPFTDAAIMVPAYRAMKEVFPSVHPYLGFMPTYPSGMWVYAIGSKRHDPSKPLREAPKGLKYYTSDVHRASFALPPFLVDMLENGEGVESHY, via the coding sequence ATGATTTCCCGAGAGAAGAGACACAACGAAGTGTGGTTTACCGAGGAGTCCACAAAACATCTGCGCCTGTCCCTGAGGGTGACGGGAGAGCTGGTTCGGAAGGAGACTCCCTATCAGTCTCTGCTGGCACTGGAGACCGCCGAGTACGGCCGTATGCTGGTCCTGGATGGGGCAATTCAGGTGACGGAGAAGGACGAGTTCTGCTATCACGAGATGATGGCCCACGTGCCCCTCTGTTCCCATCCTAACCCTAAAAAGGTCCTCATCGTCGGAGGGGGAGACGGTGGCTCGCTCAGAGAGGCGGTAAAACACGAGTCGGTTGAAAAGGCCGTTCTGGTGGATATAGACGAGGAGGTAATAAAAACCTCCAGGGAATTCTTCCCGACTTTGAGCTGTGCCATGGACGATCCAAAGGCGGAGATAAGGCCTATGGACGCCATGGTCTACATGAAGGACCACCGAGGGGAGTTCGACGTGATAATAGTCGACGCTACCGATCCGGTGGACATGGCGGCAGGACTCTTCCAGTCGCCCTTCTACAGGGACGTGTGGGACGCCCTGTCCGACGACGGCTTCATGGTGACCCACATAGAGTCGCCCTTCACCGACGCCGCCATAATGGTTCCGGCCTATCGTGCCATGAAGGAGGTCTTCCCTTCGGTACATCCCTATCTGGGCTTCATGCCCACCTATCCCTCTGGAATGTGGGTATATGCCATAGGCTCCAAGAGGCACGATCCTTCGAAGCCGCTGAGAGAGGCCCCTAAAGGACTCAAGTACTACACCTCCGACGTCCACAGGGCGTCCTTCGCCCTTCCCCCCTTTCTGGTCGATATGTTGGAAAATGGAGAAGGCGTTGAAAGCCATTACTAA
- a CDS encoding transglycosylase SLT domain-containing protein: MKTRAVSPERASRTVLWVILTVILSTLVLSPAAESYSWVFRGSPAWNYMEKHRSRRYAKARVSVMTSYFKAKNPGISTKAARTYASLVEAISRKYGVDPFLVSSIIVKESTVKVRAKSGKAYGLMQINWKANRKWIPRVFPTIKSASKLLHSRPNIYVGCYMLRDALKRGGNVDKALDIYRGRSIASYRTKIHRYYSDQVDMLRKKL; encoded by the coding sequence GTGAAGACTAGAGCGGTTTCACCGGAAAGAGCGTCTCGGACTGTCCTGTGGGTGATCTTGACTGTGATCTTATCGACCCTGGTGTTGTCTCCCGCCGCTGAGTCCTACAGTTGGGTCTTCCGGGGCAGTCCGGCCTGGAACTACATGGAAAAACACCGGTCCAGACGTTACGCCAAGGCCAGGGTGTCGGTTATGACCTCCTATTTCAAGGCGAAGAACCCCGGCATCAGTACCAAGGCAGCCAGGACCTACGCGTCTTTGGTGGAGGCCATATCGAGAAAATACGGGGTGGATCCCTTCCTAGTGTCCTCTATCATAGTGAAGGAATCCACCGTAAAGGTGAGGGCCAAGAGCGGCAAGGCCTATGGCCTGATGCAGATAAACTGGAAGGCCAACAGAAAGTGGATTCCCAGGGTATTCCCCACGATAAAATCCGCCTCGAAGCTGCTCCATTCCAGGCCGAACATATACGTCGGCTGCTATATGTTGAGGGATGCCCTCAAAAGGGGAGGAAACGTGGACAAGGCCCTGGATATCTACAGGGGTAGAAGCATCGCCTCCTACCGCACCAAGATACACCGATATTATTCCGACCAGGTGGATATGTTGCGCAAAAAACTTTGA
- a CDS encoding Hsp70 family protein: protein MTRPVLAVDFGTSNSYFCKCPSDELLPSPVDFIADRTGMDTVVLYRDGRSPLVGSMALNTWGESTEEERRSLKLITRFKPEIDRDRESYRAAVAFLSSVREEAEARHIPFDPLSREVYFGVPCQAVGSYLDALTSAAFEAGYGRVKTLEEPLGALLYHISQRDMAPSEAMERVLVLDFGGGTCDLASLEGLSVRSSWGDWSLGGRLFDDLFFRILCERNPGLEESMDEGTSYFVHWYWSRILKESFSTTMARDRSVLWSGTAGAYGGIRRLGWDEFMERISDYRPTEDMIRSIGGDCPGSDGPENLVDRLENLVLSCDGADSVILAGGSSLWPFVSDLVQRIMPEARLIRSDQPYGVVSRGLALFPALKNKNGQTLSSLRRDLHRFVEEVRIDVIDPVLEETVDRASDDVASLLIGEAVIPALEEFRRTGGKISAFEKMVTSAMEDRRGSVDRKVTEHLRSASEKIPVMVLEKLALWFRKNGVRSMPRHLELGLGEERPDVLSALDMSGISPVAGLSSGMDRVAAVLAGAVVASICGGGGMALIASGLPGLFLGGVIGLGGYALGRERMRKGFRDISIPKMMARAVVSESAVEKAVAKSKKAISDGLQDGVRREWTALEPELMASVEEMVRKEIAALSMLNQLEGGVSRED, encoded by the coding sequence ATGACCAGGCCGGTTCTGGCGGTCGACTTCGGCACATCCAACTCCTATTTCTGCAAGTGCCCTTCGGACGAGCTTCTGCCCTCCCCGGTGGATTTCATCGCGGACCGTACCGGGATGGACACGGTGGTGCTCTACAGAGATGGAAGATCCCCTCTTGTGGGGTCCATGGCCCTCAACACCTGGGGAGAGTCTACCGAGGAGGAGAGACGGTCTCTTAAACTGATAACCCGCTTCAAGCCCGAGATAGACAGGGACCGTGAGAGCTACAGGGCCGCCGTGGCCTTTCTGTCCTCCGTTAGAGAGGAGGCCGAGGCCAGGCACATCCCCTTCGATCCCCTCTCCAGAGAGGTCTATTTCGGGGTTCCCTGTCAGGCCGTCGGATCCTACCTCGACGCACTGACCTCCGCCGCCTTCGAGGCCGGTTACGGTAGAGTGAAGACCCTGGAGGAGCCTCTCGGGGCCCTGCTCTACCACATCTCCCAGAGGGACATGGCGCCGTCGGAGGCCATGGAACGGGTGCTGGTACTGGACTTCGGAGGAGGCACCTGCGATCTGGCCTCCCTGGAGGGGCTATCGGTTCGGTCGTCCTGGGGAGACTGGTCCCTGGGAGGAAGGCTTTTCGACGACCTGTTCTTTCGGATCCTTTGCGAGAGAAACCCCGGTCTGGAGGAGAGTATGGACGAGGGAACGTCATATTTCGTCCACTGGTATTGGAGCAGGATCCTAAAGGAAAGCTTCTCCACGACCATGGCCCGGGACAGGTCGGTGCTGTGGAGCGGGACCGCCGGAGCCTACGGCGGCATTCGACGGCTGGGATGGGACGAGTTCATGGAGAGGATCTCCGACTATCGTCCCACCGAGGACATGATCCGTTCAATAGGGGGAGACTGTCCCGGTTCGGATGGTCCGGAAAACCTTGTGGATCGACTGGAAAACCTTGTCCTGAGCTGTGACGGAGCGGATTCAGTCATATTGGCGGGGGGGAGCAGTCTCTGGCCCTTCGTGTCGGACCTCGTACAGAGGATCATGCCCGAGGCCAGGCTGATAAGGAGCGACCAGCCCTACGGGGTAGTCTCCCGAGGTCTGGCTCTGTTCCCGGCGCTGAAGAACAAAAATGGCCAGACCCTGTCGTCGCTCCGGAGAGACCTGCATCGTTTCGTGGAGGAGGTCCGGATCGACGTGATCGATCCTGTGCTGGAGGAAACGGTGGACCGTGCGTCCGACGACGTGGCGTCCCTTTTGATCGGAGAGGCGGTAATTCCAGCCCTCGAGGAATTCCGAAGAACCGGAGGGAAGATCTCCGCCTTCGAGAAGATGGTGACTTCCGCCATGGAGGACAGAAGGGGCTCGGTCGACCGTAAGGTGACGGAACATCTCAGATCGGCCTCGGAGAAGATCCCCGTCATGGTACTTGAAAAACTGGCCCTCTGGTTCAGGAAAAACGGAGTACGCTCCATGCCTAGACATCTGGAACTCGGTCTCGGAGAGGAGAGGCCGGATGTTCTGTCCGCCCTGGACATGAGCGGCATATCCCCCGTGGCGGGGCTGTCCTCCGGAATGGACAGGGTCGCAGCTGTCCTGGCAGGAGCCGTGGTCGCCTCTATCTGTGGTGGAGGGGGAATGGCCCTCATAGCCTCGGGTTTGCCCGGACTGTTTCTGGGCGGAGTCATAGGTCTCGGTGGTTACGCGTTGGGTCGAGAGAGGATGAGGAAAGGGTTTAGGGACATATCCATACCGAAGATGATGGCACGAGCTGTCGTTTCGGAAAGTGCGGTGGAGAAGGCCGTCGCTAAGTCTAAAAAGGCCATCTCCGACGGCCTTCAAGACGGTGTGAGAAGAGAATGGACCGCTCTGGAGCCGGAGCTAATGGCCTCGGTGGAGGAGATGGTCCGAAAGGAGATAGCGGCTTTGTCCATGCTGAATCAACTGGAAGGAGGAGTCTCCCGTGAAGACTAG